A genomic region of Polypterus senegalus isolate Bchr_013 chromosome 17, ASM1683550v1, whole genome shotgun sequence contains the following coding sequences:
- the avd gene encoding avidin: MFRGIAISLILWWIPASAGQLCNLTGMWLNDLGSALQIYPSSTADIQGSFTSVVKLGERGPGSPLKGRVSGVMSSGPLPTFGFSVSWEKGTTTSWVGQCFPIMDGHPGHQMLKTLWLLRSPAEAPEDTWQSTRIGEDTFYKVPDTM; this comes from the exons ATGTTCCGGGGTATCGCCATTTCGTTGATTCTCTGGTGGATTCCAGCCTCCGCG GGTCAGCTCTGTAACCTGACTGGCATGTGGCTGAATGATCTCGGCTCAGCATTGCAGATTTACCCTTCAAGCACCGCTGACATTCAAGGTTCCTTCACTAGTGTGGTAAAACTCGGAGAGCGAGGACCTGGAAGCCCCTTGAAAGGAAGGGTATCGGGTGTCATGAGTTCAGGACCGCTGCCCACCTTTGGCTTCTCTGTCTCCTGGGAGAAAG GCACAACAACTTCCTGGGTGGGTCAGTGCTTCCCAATTATGGATGGTCATCCAGGTCATCAGATGCTGAAGACACTGTGGCTGCTCAGGTCACCGGCCGAAGCGCCAGAAGACACCTGGCAGAGCACCAG